Within Actinoplanes sp. L3-i22, the genomic segment CCGAGCAGACGGTCCGGCGCGAACGGCTGGTGGTCCGGTCCGGAGCGTCCCGTGATCAGGTGCAGGCGGGCCCGGCGTACGTCCGCCAGGTTTTTCAATTCCCCCAGCAGGACCGCGTCATGCGCGTCGCGCACCCGGTAGAGGACGACCACGTGCCCGGTCAGCGCCGAGTCCTCGAGCAGCGCCCGGATCGGGGTGACGCCGATCCCGCCGGCGATCAGGACGGTCGCCCCGCGGACCCGGTGGGCCAGGGTGAACGCGCCGTACGGCCCCTCGGCGTAGACCCGCGCCCCGATCGCCAGGTCCCGCAGGCCGGCGCTGGTCGCCCCGATGCCCTTCGCGGTGAGCCGCAACGAGCGGCTGTTCGGCGCGGCGGACAGCGAGAACGGGTTGACCTGCCACCACCCGTTGTGACCGGGGAACCGCCAGAGGAAGAACTGCCCGGCGGCGGCCGGCAGCCGGTCCAGCGAGCGGCCGGTGACGTGGACCGAGACGGTGTCCCCGGATTCTTCGACGACCGCGGCGACCCGCAGCCGGTGCCGCGAGTTGCGGATCATCGGGACGATCAGCCGGCCGGTGATCAGGGCGCCGAGCGCGAACGCCCACAGCCCCCACCAGTAGACCTGCGTGAACAGGTTGACCTTGAACGCGGTGCCCTCGTAGACCTGGTGCAGCACCCCGAGCAGGACGACCACGTAGAGCAGCAGGTGGATGGTGTGCCAGGCCTCGTAGGACAGCCGGCGCCGGGCCGCCCGGATCGACAGCACGACGATCACCACGACCAGGGCGGCGGCGCTCATGCCGAGCAGGACCGGGGGCTGTTTGCCCAGGTTGACCACCTCGGCGAGGAACGAGATGCCGTCCAGCCGGGCGAAGCCGAGCAGCACGAACGCCGGGTGGGCCAGGACCAGCCAGAAGATCGCCATGCCGGTCCAGCGGTGCCAGTGGGTGAGGCGGTCCATGCCGTACGCCCGGTCGACCACCGGGAGGCGGGCCACCAGCAGCAGTTGCAGGGCCATCACGAGCGCCAGGTAGAGGCCGAGCAGCCGGCCGATCGTACCCAGGATGTTCTTGCCCGGGCCGGCGGCGACGAACATCAGCTGCACGGCGACCAGGTTGATCACGACGAAGGCGACGATCGCGACGCGTGCGAGGCGGATCGAGCGCCGGAAGGTGAGGACTCGAGGCTGGGTCACGGCAGTCATCCCGGATCTCCTCCCCTGGTGGGGCTGCTGTTGCCGGGGTGTACCTCCGGTCCGGACATCCGGTTCAACGAGATCGCAGCCGGATTCGAACCGGCGTGTACCGCTTTGCAGGCGGTCCCCTGGCCACTCGGGCATGCGATCGTGTGAAAGATCGGGTGACAAATACGTGCGGGCGACAGGATTCGAACCTGCTCAGCGAAGCACCCGGTTTACAGCCGGGCCCGACTCTCCAGCGTCGGCGCGCCCACTCCAGTGCCCTCGGCGCGACTCGAACGCGCACCACCGGCGTCCTCAACGCCGGGCCTCTGCCAGTTGGGCTACGAGGGCTTTGCACATCGCGAACAAAAAGAGGGGCTTGCAAATCAAGAACAAAAACAAAAAAGCCGCCTTTCCCGTACGGAGGGAAGGCGGCGCGTACGCACGAGCGGTCTCAGCCGCGCCACCGGTCCGGGGCGAGATAAAGGCGCGTACACAGCATGATCGTGATCTCCTGATCGTTTGATCGTTGGAAGCTGTGCTCGAACCTAATCGGCCCGCCCCGGACCGGCAACGCATTTACGCGACGATGTGGAACGCCTTGTTCTGGGTCAGCGCGGCCAGCTGCGCCGTGGTGTACGGCAACTCGGCGAGCGCCGGCTTGTCGAAGATAGACTTCCTGGCCTGCGCCACGAAGACCACGGTCCCGTCGGCGTAGCGGTACGCCGCGTACTGGTCGACCCCGGTGTCACCGGCCGGCGGCCGGGCCACGCCCACCTTCGCGCCGCCGACCTGGACCACCTCGCACGTCCCGGCCTTCTGCCCCCAGAACGACTGGGCCAGCGCGCACGGATCGGTGGGCAGGGTGTTCTCCGGCTCGTGGACCTCCACGTCGAGCTGGCCGGCCGCCCGGTCCTTGGTGACCACGACGCTCGCCAGGTAGGACCACTCCGGGTTCTCGATCGCCGCCTGGTGCGTCTGGTACTCGGTGCCCTGGTCGTCCTTGCCGGCCGGCGTCCCGTAGCCCTTGGGCACCACCTTCAGCAGGTCGGTGAGCAGCTGCTTGCCCTTCTGGTAGCGCGGGCCGGTGTCGGCGGTGGCGTCCCCGCTCGCCTCGGCCGGCCAGGACGGCTTGGTGTCCTCGGGCGCCGGTACGCCGTCGCTGGGCCCGGGCGTCGGCATCCCGCTGGGCAGCGCGCTCGCCGCCGGGCCGGCCACCTGGATGTCGCCGGAGCCGGACGGCCCCTGCGACAGGTAGCGGGCCGGGACGATGGTCACCGCGGCCAGCGCCGCGACCGCGCCGGCGCAGGCCAGGACGGTGCGCCGGCGGGCGGCCCGTTTTCCGGCGGTGACCGCCGCGGACGACTCCATCGGCGGTGGTTCCGGGCTCTGCGTCAGCACGCTGCGCAGGGCGTCGCGGAATTCGTTCTCCTCCATGGTGTTCCCCCTCATTCGGCTGTTACCGGCGCACCGATGACCGTGCGCAGGGTGGCCAGCCCGCGGGCGGCCTGGCTCTTGACCGTTCCGGCGGTGCAGCCGAGTGCGGCCGCGGTCTCCTCGACGCTGAGGTCCTGCCAGTAGCGCAGCACCAGCACGGCCCGCTGCCGGGGCGGCACCTCGGCGAGCGCGCGCAGCAGCATCAGGCGGTCCTCGACCGACCCGCCCGGCGCGGCCGGCCCCTCGATCGGGGTGTCGTGCGGGCGTTCCCGCCGCCACCAGCCCCACCGACCCTCGTCGATGAAGGTGCGGATCATCACCTGGCGGACGTACGGATCCAGGGACTCCTGCCGGTTCACCTTGCCCCAGCGCAGGTAGAGCTTGGTGAAGGTGGTCTGCACCAGGTCCTGCGCCCGGTGCCAGTCCCCGCAGAGCAGGTAGGCCGTGGCGCGCATGCTCCCTGACCGGGCCGCGAAATACTCCGCGAACGCCTCGTCACGGTCGCTCATGCCGCCGCCTCCGCTGCGCTCCGGCGTCGCCATGAGTTACGACTGAGCCTGGTGATTCGCTCGCAAGCTCGCTCATGCTCTCCCCCATCGTTCATCGGTCGGGGCAAACACGGGTTCACACGCCGCCAGGGTTGCACGGGCTCCGAGATCGGACCGTTTTGTGGCGAGTGACGCTACTTCAGGGCGTTCAGGTCGCCCAGCGCCTTCTCGGCGCCGCGGCGCCGCGGTGCAGCGGTGCAGCGGTGCAGCGGGACCGGGGCGGTCTGGCGCGCGGTGGCCAGGCTGATCTCCCTGGCCCCGGCGACTGACTGCCCTGGGCC encodes:
- a CDS encoding ferric reductase-like transmembrane domain-containing protein, with translation MTAVTQPRVLTFRRSIRLARVAIVAFVVINLVAVQLMFVAAGPGKNILGTIGRLLGLYLALVMALQLLLVARLPVVDRAYGMDRLTHWHRWTGMAIFWLVLAHPAFVLLGFARLDGISFLAEVVNLGKQPPVLLGMSAAALVVVIVVLSIRAARRRLSYEAWHTIHLLLYVVVLLGVLHQVYEGTAFKVNLFTQVYWWGLWAFALGALITGRLIVPMIRNSRHRLRVAAVVEESGDTVSVHVTGRSLDRLPAAAGQFFLWRFPGHNGWWQVNPFSLSAAPNSRSLRLTAKGIGATSAGLRDLAIGARVYAEGPYGAFTLAHRVRGATVLIAGGIGVTPIRALLEDSALTGHVVVLYRVRDAHDAVLLGELKNLADVRRARLHLITGRSGPDHQPFAPDRLLGLVPDITARDVYVCGPEAMTTAVIDSLRRLRVPARQVHAERFRLAG
- a CDS encoding SigE family RNA polymerase sigma factor translates to MSDRDEAFAEYFAARSGSMRATAYLLCGDWHRAQDLVQTTFTKLYLRWGKVNRQESLDPYVRQVMIRTFIDEGRWGWWRRERPHDTPIEGPAAPGGSVEDRLMLLRALAEVPPRQRAVLVLRYWQDLSVEETAAALGCTAGTVKSQAARGLATLRTVIGAPVTAE